The Microbacterium phyllosphaerae region CGGGGATCGAGAAGCCGTGCACGTCGGCGTCGACGAGACCGACAGCGAGTCCCTGATCGGCGAGGGCAGCCGCGAGATTCGCCGTCACAGTGGACTTGCCGACGCCGCCCTTGCCGCTGGAGACCAGGATGACGCGGGTGAGCGAATCAGGACCGAACGGCATCTGACGTGCGGGGCGTCCGTCACGGAGCTTCTCGGTGAGCGCCTTGCGCTCGGCGGGAGTCATGACGCCGACCTCGACCTCCACCTCGGCGATGCCGGGGGCGGAGGCCGCAGCGGCTCGGACGTCGGACTCGATGCGCGCCGCCGCGGGGCATCCGACGATCGTGAGCACGATCGAGACGTGCGCGCGTCCGTCGTCGACGGAGATCTCCCTGACCATGTCGAGGTCGCCGATCGGTCGCCGGAGCTCGGGATCGGTGACCGCGGCGACGGCCGCTCTGACAGCGTCGGCAGCGGTCATGAGGAGGTGCGGCCGCCGGGGCGACGCTCGCCCGGCTCATCATGCTCGCCGAGCTCGGCGAGCAGCGCCTTGAGCTCCTGGCGCAGCACGTCGCGGGTCACGACCTGATTGTTGCGCTCTTCGAGCGACATCCGCAGCGCGACGATCTCTCGGGCGAGGTACTCGGTGTCGGCCAGATTGCGCTCCGCGCGCTGACGGTCCTGCTCGATCTGTACGCGGTCGCGGTCGTCCTGCCGGTTCTGTGCGAGAAGGATCAGGGGAGCGGCGTACGACGCCTGCAACGAGAGCATCAGGGTGAGGGCGGTGAACCCGAGTGCGGCGTCATCGAAGCGCAGGTTGTCGGGCAGCAGCGTGTTCCAGCAGATCCACAGCACGCAGAACAGGGTGAGGATCAGCAGGAACGCCGGAGTTCCCATCGCCCGGGCGACCCACTCGGTGAAACGGCCGAACCTGTCGCGCGAGGTCGACCGCTGGCGGGGCGTTCCGCGTCCGAGCGTCGTGCCGCGCCCGAGAGGAGCGTCGAGCTGGGGCGAGCGGGAGCGGGCCATCAGCGCACCTCCTTCGTGACCGTCGACTCGTCGCTGTCGTGCGTGCGCCAGTCGTCGGGAAGCAGATAGTCGAGGACGTCGTCGATGCTGATCGCGCCGACCAGGCGGTGCGCGGTGTCGACCACAGGCAGCGACACCAGGTCGTAGCTCGCCAGCATCCGGGCGACCTCCGCGGCGGAGGCCGTGACGTGCACGGGCTCCAGGCTGTCGTCCATGATGGCGCCGAGTCGCTCATGGGGCGGATAGCGCAGCATCCGCTGGAAGTGCACCATCCCGAGCAGACGGCCGGTCGGTGTCTCGAACGGCGGCAGCGTCACGAAGACCGCCGCGGCGAGGGCCGGGTGCAGCTCGTGCCGACGGATCAGGGCGAGTGCCTCGGCCACCGTGGCATCGGCGGAGAGGATGATCGGCTCGGGCGTCATGAGACCACCGGCCGTGTCGGGGCCGTAGCGCAGCAGCATCCTGACGTCTTCGGCCTCCTCCGGCTCCATCAGCTCGAGCAGCTGCTCGAGTCTGTTGGGAGGGAGCTGGGCGAGGAGGTCGGCCGCGTCGTCGGGCTCCATCTGGTCGAGGATGTCGGCGGCGCGCTCGTCACCGAGGCGATCGAGGATGTGCACCTGCTCGTCTTCGGGCATCTCCTCAAGGGCATCGGCGAGACGGTCGTCGGAGAGCTCTTCGGCGACCTCGATCATGCGCTGCTGCGGCAGATCGAGCAGGGTGTTCGCGAGGTCGGCGGCGTGCAGTTCGGAGTACGAGGCGACGAGCTGCTCGGCCGACTGCGACTCACCCGGCGAGTGCTGCTCCGTGACCTCGCTCCAAGCGGCGAACGTGGTCGGGCCCTTGGCGAACGGCGACGCGCTGGTCTTCGGACGGCGGAGGAAGAGCTGGCTGACAGCCCATTCGCCGAGGCGGTTCGGTTCGATCGCCACGTCTTCGATCACTGCGGTACCGCTGCCGTCGACCAGACCCACCCGTCGACCGAGGAGCTCGGCCAGGACGCGGACCTCGCCGGCGCGTGGCGAGAATCGGCGCACGTTGATGAGGCCGGTGCTGATGACCTGACCCGCACGGATCGAGGTGACTCGTCCGATCGAGAGGAAGACCTGGCGGCGGCCCGGGATCTCGACGACGAGGCCGATCACGCGCGGAGCCGCCGTACTTCGGTACACGATGACGACATCACGGACTTTGCCGAGCCGGTCGCCCACGGGGTCGAAGACGGCGCAGCCTGCAAGGCGCGCGGCGAATACCCGTTGTGTGCTCACTCATCCAGCGTAGTGCGCGGGGCCTGCGAGGGTCCTGCCGAGTGTGTCGCACCGGGGCCTCGGCGCGACACGCTCCCGGCCCCGCCACCGGTGGGCATGGAACAATGGCGGGATGAGCATGCTGAACCGTCCAGCTGACAGCCGCGATGAGGGCGAGATCGTCGCCTCCACCCGTGATTACGAGGGAGCGCAGAAGACGGTCTCGAAACTGATCGCCGAGGACGTGCCTGCACGCGACATCGCGATCATCGGACAGAGCGTTCGCACCGTCGAGCGCATCACCGGACGCCTCGGTTACGCCGCTGCCGCTCGCTCGGGTGCCGTCAACGGCGTGCTCATCGGGCTCTTCCTCTCCGCGATCCTCGTGATCGGCAACCCTGAGGTGCCGATCCAGCTCTTCGTCGGCTTCGTGTTCATCGGAGTCGCGCTCGGCATGCTGCTGAGCCTCGTCACGTATGCGATCGTGCGTCGTCGTCGCGATTTCGCGAGCATCACGCAGTTCGCGGCCGATCACTACGAGGTCCGTGTGCAGGCGGGATCCCTCGCGAAGGCGCGTCTGGCGCTCGGTGCTGCGAAGCCGACACCGGTCCGCGCACCGGTGAACCTCGATGAGCCGCCGCGGTACGGTGAGCGCATCACCCCCGGGGGCCACACGGCACCCACCCCTCCCGCCACGCCCGTCGAGCCGACGCCCGGCCCCGAACAGGTACCCGGCTCCGAGCCGACACCGCCCCTGGGCGGCGGCCAGACCCCGCCCGAGGAACCTGCGATCCCGCCGCGCCCGGCGGATCCGAGCACGCCGCCCGCTGATGTCCCGGATGCCGGTGCCGCCGGTGTTCCGCCGAAGTCGGCGGAGCCCGCCTGATGACCGAACCGCAGCGCGAGCCGTTCGACCCCATCGATCCGTCCGCACCGGCGCAGCCGCCGATGCCGCCGGCCGCACCGCCGTACGTGTCGGTGCCGCCTGCTCCGCCGGCGCCCGGGGCGGTGCCTCCCTCGGCCGTGGCACCCGTCTACGCAGATGCTCCGGTTCCGGGGTATGCCGCGCCGCATCAGAGTCCGGGACAGGCGCCCGCCTCTCAGCCGCCGCACGGCTACTCGCAGCAGTCGCCCGCTTATCCGCAGCAGGCACCCGCGTACCCGCAGCAGGCGCCCATGTACTCGCAGGCACCTGTGTACCCGCAGGCACCCGGCCACGGGTACCCGCCGCCGCAGAACGGGTACCCCGCGCCCGGCCACCCCATCGGGGCGTACCCCGCCGCCGTCCCGCCGCGTGGCCTGCTCCCGTGGGCGCTCGGGCTTCTGATCCTCATCCCGTTCCCGTTCGTCGGGGGACTCGCGTCGGGGATCGCGATGGCGGTCAGCGGTGGAGCCTCTCGTCGCTTCGGGGGAGTCGCCCGCGAGAACGCGCGCGCCGCGCTGAACTGGGGGCTCACCTACCTTCTGGTCTCCACCGTGCTCCTGGTGTCGCACTTCGTGGTGCTGGCCAGTCTGACCCGCGATTCTCCGTCGACGGGCTTCTATCCGATCGGCATCCCGATCACGATCTACTTCGCCCTGTCGGTGTTCCACCTGGGGCTCGTCATCATGGGCATGATCCGCACATCGGGCGGCAAGCTCATGCGAGTCCCGTTCGCGATCCCGTACCTGCGCGCCTGATGTCCGAGATCTCCGTCGAACTGCCCACCGGGGCGACGACGGTCTCTGCGGACTGGGCCGCCGGTACCCACGGTTCGACGATCGTCATCGCGCACGGGGCGGGCACAGGCAAGGACCATCCGTTCCTCACGGGGTTCGCCGATGCGCTCGGTGCACTCGGCTTCTCGACGCTGCGATTCAACTTCCCCTACGTCGAGCAGGGGCGCAGGATGCCGGGGCCGGCGACGCACGCGATCGCGACCTGGAACGCGGCGGTGGCCTTCGCTCGCGAACAGGATCCGGAGGCTGCCGTCTGGGCGTCCGGCAAGTCCTACGGCGGACGGATGGCCTCCATGGCCGTGTCCGACGGTCTTGTCGTCGACGGTCTCGCCTACCTCGGCTATCCGCTGCACGCTCCGGGCAAGCCCGAGAAGCCACGCGCGGAGCACCTGCCGGCGATCACCGTGCCGCAGCTCTTCGTCGAGGGCACGAACGATCCGTTCATCCAGCCCGTGACGCAGTTCGAAGACGTCGTCGCCACCTGTCAGGACGCCCGTGTCGTCTGGATCGAGGGCGGAGGCCACACCTTCGAGGTGAAGGGGCACAAGCGCCCGGCATCCGACATCGGCGCGTCGCTCGCGCCTTTCGTCGCGGAGTTCGCCCGGCCCTGACAGCATGGCAGGGTGAGTCTCGATCGAATCGCCCTGATCTCGGATGTGCACGGCAACCTGACCGCCCTCGAGGCGGTGCTCGCCGACATCGGGCGCCGGGGGATCACGCGTATCGTCAACCTCGGCGACACCGCGGGCAAGGGTCCGCGAGGCGAGGATGCGGTGCGGCGCTGCCGTGCGGTGTGCGAGGTGAACGTCCGTGGCAACTGGGACGACTTCCTTCCCACGATCCCCGACGACGGACCCGCTGAGATGCTCTGGTGGCGCGACGAGCTGTCGCCGTCGAGCAGGGAGTGGCTCGCGGCGCTTCCCCTCAGTGCCGATCTGATACTCAGTGGTCGCCGGATCCGGCTGTTCCACGCGTCGGCGCAGAGCCCGCACGTCCGAGTGCACTTCCACCACACGCCCGAGCAGTTCTCCGCGATGTTCGAGGCGACCGAGATGACCGGAGACGGCCCGCTGCCCGACGTCGTGGGATACGCCGACATCCACGATGCCTACATCGAATCGAATGACGGACGCACGCTGTTCAACGTCGGCAGCGTCGGGAACCCGCTCGACACGCCCGTGCCGTCGTACGTGATCCTCGAGGGCGGGGAATCGGCCGACGATCCGTTCGGCATCCAGTTCGTCCGTGTGCCGTACGACGTCGAGGCCGAGATCGCTGTCGCCCAGTCGCTCGACATGCCGACCACCGACGTCTGGTCGATCGAGCTCCGCACCGCCGTCTACCGAGGACGGCAGTGGTGAAAGGGCTCCACCACGTCGAGATCTGGGTGGCCGATCTCGACGAGGCCGTGGACAGCTGGGGCTGGCTGCTCCCGCGGCTGGGTCTCGAGCTCACGGGCGAGTGGGCGGACGGTCGCACATGGGAGGCGGGGAGCGCGTACGTGACGCTCACGACCTCGCCGAATCTGTCAGCCACCGCACACGATCGGCGTCGCGCCGGCGTCAACCATCTCGCGTTCTGGGGTGGGACGCGCGCCGAGGTCGATTCCCTGCTGGCGGACGCGGACGCGCACGGATGGCATCCGCTCTACCAGGAGCGGTACCCGCACGCCGGCGGACCGGACCACTACGCCGGTTGGGTGCAGAACGCGCAGGGGTTCAAGGTCGAGATCGTCGCGGAGCAGCCCGCATAGGCGTCAGCCGAGCGATGAGAGCTCAGGGTCATCGAGCAGCCGCCGCATAGTGGAGAGCCCCAGGTCGCTCATCGCGGGGTTCGACTCCTCGTAGTACCAGCCCAGTCCCATCGCTTGCTGCAGGGCCCAGGCCGCACCCCGCATCCACTCGACGTCGCCGGAGCCCAGCCGGTCACGGATGATACGGCGACGTGGTGCGTCGAACAGGTGCCAGGCCGCGACGAGGTCGAGCGCACGATCCGCGGGGCCGAAGCCGCCACCGTCGAGGACCCCCGCCAGGCGATCGTCCGAGACCAGGAGGTTGACCGGCGTGAGGTCACGGTGGCTCATGAGCTCGGGGCCGGACGAGGGGAGCCCCCGCAGCGTATTCCAGAGACGACGGACTCGAGGAGCATCGAGCAGGTGGCCGCTCCTGTCGATGCAGAGCTCGACCCACTCGTCGTGGTCGGCGAGGACGCCGCCGCGACCGTGGCCGTCGAACACACGCCCGCGGACATCCGCGGCCCGGAGAGAAGCGATCACATCGCCGACGTCGGACGCCAAGGACTCGGATGCCGCGTGGCCGTCGTGGCTCGCGGTCATGCCCGGCACCCAGGTCTGCACCGACCACGCCGACGGATACTCCGACGTCGACGGGCCGATGCCGACAGGTCGGGGCGATGCCACCGGGCACACCGCGGCGAACTCCGTCATCGCGGCGGCTTCGCTGTGCAATGCCGCTTCGGTCTCCCCGGTGAGCGGGAACCGCGCCGCCAGATCGTCGCCGATGCGGAAGATGGTGTTCACCGTCCCCGCCGTGCGGACGCGCCGCAACGGCATGAGGGCGAGCTCCGGGAACCGCCGGGCGATCAGTCGCGCAGCGGTGTCATCGGTGAGCCCGAACTCGCCCTCATGCATGCAGCGAGGTCAGCCCTGCACTCGCGCGATCCAGGCTTCGACCTCGTCCGCGGTGCGGGGGATCTCCGCCGACAGGTTGACCGGGCCCTCCTCCGTCATCAGGATGTCGTCCTCGATGCGCACACCGATACCGCGGTACTCGGCGGGGACGGTGAGGTCGTCGATCTGGAAGTACAGTCCGGGCTCGATCGTGAAGACCATGCCCGGGGCGAGGATGCCGTCGTAGTACATCTCGCGACGGGCCTGAGCGCAGTCGTGGACGTCGATGCCGAGGTGGTGCGAGGTGCCGTGCACCATGTAGCGGCGGTGCTGTCCGCCGGCATCCGCGTCGAGTGCCTCCTGCGCGGTCACGGGGAGCAGGCCCCACTCGGCGACCTGGGCGGCGATCACACGCATGGCCGCCTCGTGCACCTCGCGGAAGCGCACGCCGACGCGGGCGGCGGCGAAAGCGGCATCCGCTGCCTCGCGGACGGTCTCGTAGACGCGGCGCTGGACCTCGGTGAAGGTGCCGGAGACCGGCAGAGTGCGGGTGATGTCGGCGGTGTAGAGGCTGTC contains the following coding sequences:
- a CDS encoding aminoglycoside phosphotransferase family protein gives rise to the protein MHEGEFGLTDDTAARLIARRFPELALMPLRRVRTAGTVNTIFRIGDDLAARFPLTGETEAALHSEAAAMTEFAAVCPVASPRPVGIGPSTSEYPSAWSVQTWVPGMTASHDGHAASESLASDVGDVIASLRAADVRGRVFDGHGRGGVLADHDEWVELCIDRSGHLLDAPRVRRLWNTLRGLPSSGPELMSHRDLTPVNLLVSDDRLAGVLDGGGFGPADRALDLVAAWHLFDAPRRRIIRDRLGSGDVEWMRGAAWALQQAMGLGWYYEESNPAMSDLGLSTMRRLLDDPELSSLG
- a CDS encoding VOC family protein; this encodes MKGLHHVEIWVADLDEAVDSWGWLLPRLGLELTGEWADGRTWEAGSAYVTLTTSPNLSATAHDRRRAGVNHLAFWGGTRAEVDSLLADADAHGWHPLYQERYPHAGGPDHYAGWVQNAQGFKVEIVAEQPA
- a CDS encoding DUF1003 domain-containing protein, producing the protein MARSRSPQLDAPLGRGTTLGRGTPRQRSTSRDRFGRFTEWVARAMGTPAFLLILTLFCVLWICWNTLLPDNLRFDDAALGFTALTLMLSLQASYAAPLILLAQNRQDDRDRVQIEQDRQRAERNLADTEYLAREIVALRMSLEERNNQVVTRDVLRQELKALLAELGEHDEPGERRPGGRTSS
- a CDS encoding general stress protein, producing the protein MSMLNRPADSRDEGEIVASTRDYEGAQKTVSKLIAEDVPARDIAIIGQSVRTVERITGRLGYAAAARSGAVNGVLIGLFLSAILVIGNPEVPIQLFVGFVFIGVALGMLLSLVTYAIVRRRRDFASITQFAADHYEVRVQAGSLAKARLALGAAKPTPVRAPVNLDEPPRYGERITPGGHTAPTPPATPVEPTPGPEQVPGSEPTPPLGGGQTPPEEPAIPPRPADPSTPPADVPDAGAAGVPPKSAEPA
- a CDS encoding alpha/beta hydrolase family protein codes for the protein MSEISVELPTGATTVSADWAAGTHGSTIVIAHGAGTGKDHPFLTGFADALGALGFSTLRFNFPYVEQGRRMPGPATHAIATWNAAVAFAREQDPEAAVWASGKSYGGRMASMAVSDGLVVDGLAYLGYPLHAPGKPEKPRAEHLPAITVPQLFVEGTNDPFIQPVTQFEDVVATCQDARVVWIEGGGHTFEVKGHKRPASDIGASLAPFVAEFARP
- a CDS encoding magnesium transporter MgtE N-terminal domain-containing protein, whose translation is MSTQRVFAARLAGCAVFDPVGDRLGKVRDVVIVYRSTAAPRVIGLVVEIPGRRQVFLSIGRVTSIRAGQVISTGLINVRRFSPRAGEVRVLAELLGRRVGLVDGSGTAVIEDVAIEPNRLGEWAVSQLFLRRPKTSASPFAKGPTTFAAWSEVTEQHSPGESQSAEQLVASYSELHAADLANTLLDLPQQRMIEVAEELSDDRLADALEEMPEDEQVHILDRLGDERAADILDQMEPDDAADLLAQLPPNRLEQLLELMEPEEAEDVRMLLRYGPDTAGGLMTPEPIILSADATVAEALALIRRHELHPALAAAVFVTLPPFETPTGRLLGMVHFQRMLRYPPHERLGAIMDDSLEPVHVTASAAEVARMLASYDLVSLPVVDTAHRLVGAISIDDVLDYLLPDDWRTHDSDESTVTKEVR
- a CDS encoding metallophosphoesterase family protein produces the protein MSLDRIALISDVHGNLTALEAVLADIGRRGITRIVNLGDTAGKGPRGEDAVRRCRAVCEVNVRGNWDDFLPTIPDDGPAEMLWWRDELSPSSREWLAALPLSADLILSGRRIRLFHASAQSPHVRVHFHHTPEQFSAMFEATEMTGDGPLPDVVGYADIHDAYIESNDGRTLFNVGSVGNPLDTPVPSYVILEGGESADDPFGIQFVRVPYDVEAEIAVAQSLDMPTTDVWSIELRTAVYRGRQW
- a CDS encoding DUF4870 domain-containing protein is translated as MTEPQREPFDPIDPSAPAQPPMPPAAPPYVSVPPAPPAPGAVPPSAVAPVYADAPVPGYAAPHQSPGQAPASQPPHGYSQQSPAYPQQAPAYPQQAPMYSQAPVYPQAPGHGYPPPQNGYPAPGHPIGAYPAAVPPRGLLPWALGLLILIPFPFVGGLASGIAMAVSGGASRRFGGVARENARAALNWGLTYLLVSTVLLVSHFVVLASLTRDSPSTGFYPIGIPITIYFALSVFHLGLVIMGMIRTSGGKLMRVPFAIPYLRA